From the Bacillota bacterium genome, one window contains:
- the purR gene encoding pur operon repressor, with protein MEKPKNSRNQRLVAMTAELVANPNRFFSLSEFANKYNVAKSTLSEDLSFIKEVLSSTNASIESSIGAAGGVCYRPGISKQKAAQILQELAAELNAPQRRLTGGFVYYSDLLFNPAVTARLGLIFAHLFSETRPDQVLTLETKGIPLAMFTAYYLNCPLLIARRSNRVTEGPSVSTNYLTGSGRRIETMFLPKRSLAAGSNVLIIDDFMKAGGSALGLEHLVKEFDARVVGTGVLIATGQPVDKLVSKYSSLLTLNPDETISVTWEE; from the coding sequence ATGGAAAAACCAAAGAATAGTCGCAATCAACGACTGGTGGCCATGACCGCCGAGCTGGTTGCCAATCCAAACCGCTTCTTTTCCCTGAGCGAGTTCGCAAATAAATATAATGTAGCTAAATCGACCTTAAGTGAAGATCTGAGCTTTATCAAGGAGGTTCTGTCTTCTACAAACGCATCCATTGAGTCCAGCATCGGGGCTGCAGGCGGTGTTTGCTACCGCCCGGGTATCAGTAAGCAAAAAGCTGCCCAAATCCTTCAGGAACTGGCTGCAGAGCTCAACGCGCCCCAGCGTCGTCTGACTGGCGGCTTTGTTTATTATTCTGATTTGCTTTTCAATCCTGCAGTCACCGCCCGTCTCGGTCTAATCTTTGCGCATCTATTCTCAGAAACTAGACCGGACCAGGTGCTGACGCTGGAAACCAAGGGGATACCGCTGGCTATGTTTACAGCTTATTATCTCAACTGCCCTTTGCTGATTGCGAGACGCAGCAACCGGGTGACAGAGGGACCCTCGGTTTCTACCAATTATCTCACCGGTTCCGGGCGCAGGATTGAAACCATGTTTTTACCCAAACGCAGTTTGGCGGCGGGCAGCAATGTGTTGATAATTGATGATTTTATGAAGGCCGGTGGCTCTGCTTTGGGATTGGAACACTTGGTAAAGGAGTTCGACGCCCGGGTAGTGGGAACCGGTGTGTTGATAGCGACAGGGCAGCCTGTTGATAAGCTCGTCAGCAAATACTCTTCACTACTGACCTTGAACCCCGACGAAACTATCTCTGTTACGTGGGAGGAATAA
- a CDS encoding threonine ammonia-lyase has translation MEQSLGLEEIKAARAAIAEIIRVTPTRYSRSISQMTGYPVHFKLECHQKTGSFKLRGAANRILNILPDCPGVIAASAGNHAQGVAYAASQLGLKSTIVMPEGAPLTKAEATRNYGAHVIQQGNNYDECYQVAVELAAEQKLEYIHAFDDKRIIAGQGTIGLELLEQLPEVEQVVVPIGGGGLAAGIASALKAMKPSVRLVGVQAQGADAVYRSFLGGQLTESQATSTIADGIAVKRPGKVTSKLLLEHLDAVVTVSDEQIASAMLLSLERLKTLVEGAGAVGLAAALYQPESMKPVPTAIVVSGGNVDVNLIARIIERGLHETGRLATLQLTIPDRPGNLQKVLNIVAKLGANVISVTHDRHQEGLALDWTQVTMSLETKNQEHIDKLIQALTNSGLKVKNI, from the coding sequence ATGGAACAATCCCTAGGCTTGGAAGAAATTAAGGCCGCCCGTGCGGCAATCGCCGAGATTATCCGCGTCACACCAACGCGCTATTCTCGCTCTATCAGTCAGATGACCGGGTACCCGGTGCATTTTAAGTTGGAGTGCCACCAAAAGACCGGCTCCTTTAAGCTGCGGGGGGCCGCCAACCGTATACTCAATATTCTCCCTGACTGTCCGGGAGTAATTGCTGCTTCCGCTGGCAATCATGCCCAGGGAGTTGCCTATGCCGCCAGTCAGCTGGGATTGAAATCAACAATCGTCATGCCTGAGGGAGCGCCGCTCACCAAGGCGGAAGCCACGCGGAATTACGGCGCCCATGTTATTCAACAGGGAAACAACTACGATGAGTGCTACCAGGTAGCTGTAGAGCTGGCAGCTGAACAAAAGCTTGAGTACATCCATGCTTTCGACGATAAGCGGATTATTGCCGGCCAGGGGACAATCGGGTTAGAACTGTTGGAGCAGCTGCCGGAAGTGGAGCAAGTGGTGGTGCCAATCGGTGGCGGCGGGCTGGCTGCTGGAATTGCGAGCGCCCTTAAGGCCATGAAGCCATCTGTGCGCCTGGTAGGGGTGCAGGCGCAAGGCGCTGATGCGGTGTACCGCAGTTTTTTAGGGGGGCAATTGACAGAGTCCCAGGCCACATCGACAATCGCCGACGGAATTGCCGTAAAGCGCCCAGGCAAAGTTACATCCAAGTTGCTATTGGAGCACTTGGACGCAGTTGTGACTGTTTCTGACGAACAAATCGCCTCGGCAATGCTGCTGAGTCTTGAGCGTTTAAAAACCTTGGTAGAAGGCGCTGGGGCCGTTGGCCTGGCCGCCGCACTGTATCAACCTGAAAGCATGAAACCTGTGCCCACCGCCATCGTTGTCAGCGGAGGCAATGTGGATGTTAATCTGATAGCGCGCATAATTGAGCGCGGCCTCCATGAAACCGGCCGCTTGGCAACCTTGCAATTGACGATTCCAGACCGCCCTGGCAACTTGCAAAAGGTCCTAAATATCGTTGCCAAACTGGGCGCCAATGTTATTTCTGTTACCCATGACCGGCATCAGGAAGGTCTGGCGCTGGATTGGACCCAGGTAACAATGTCCTTGGAGACCAAAAATCAAGAACATATCGATAAGTTGATTCAAGCTTTGACCAATAGTGGTCTGAAGGTGAAAAATATTTAA
- the glmU gene encoding bifunctional UDP-N-acetylglucosamine diphosphorylase/glucosamine-1-phosphate N-acetyltransferase GlmU, which yields MKTLAAVILAAGKGTRMKSKLPKVLHKVGGRTMLEQIIATLEAVGVEQTFVVVGYGADMVRSAVQKDVHWVSQHEQLGTGHAVLQAASALSGFEGNVLVVNGDAPLLTAQSLEGLVNHHLAGQNAATVLTADVEDPTGYGRIIRNPDGRVQGIVEHKDADPSQRKITEVNSGSFCFHWPRVSPVLKRLTPANAQDEYYLTDVLSLLNQDNLPVGGYQLSDPMEMSGVNDRVQLAVVAEELKNRTNQRLMLAGVTIVDPGSTWIDVDVKIAPDTIILPNTFIKGGTEIGEDCIIGPETTLENVRIGDNVTVRNSIISDSAIGDNTTVGPFAYIRPNCQIGRDNRIGDFVELKNAHTGDGSKVPHLAYVGDARIGAHANIGCGVITANYDGQKKHITTIGDKAFIGSNSNLIAPVNVEDNAYVAAGSTITDDVPARALAVARCRQTVKPDWRKD from the coding sequence ATGAAAACTTTGGCCGCTGTAATTTTGGCTGCCGGCAAGGGAACGCGGATGAAGTCTAAGTTGCCTAAGGTTTTACATAAAGTTGGCGGTCGGACAATGCTGGAGCAAATTATCGCAACCCTGGAAGCCGTTGGTGTAGAGCAGACCTTTGTAGTGGTCGGTTATGGAGCAGACATGGTGCGGTCTGCGGTACAAAAGGATGTCCACTGGGTTAGTCAACATGAGCAGTTGGGAACTGGACACGCTGTGCTGCAAGCTGCATCAGCATTGTCTGGGTTTGAAGGTAATGTGCTGGTTGTAAATGGCGATGCCCCACTGTTGACGGCCCAGAGTCTCGAAGGGTTGGTTAATCACCACCTTGCCGGTCAAAACGCCGCAACCGTCCTCACAGCCGATGTTGAAGACCCAACCGGCTATGGAAGGATTATCCGCAATCCTGATGGCAGGGTCCAGGGGATTGTTGAACATAAAGATGCCGACCCCAGCCAGCGTAAGATTACTGAGGTGAATAGCGGCAGCTTTTGTTTCCATTGGCCACGGGTCTCGCCGGTGCTAAAGCGCTTAACTCCTGCCAACGCCCAGGATGAGTACTATCTGACGGATGTCCTGTCCTTACTGAATCAGGACAATTTGCCGGTGGGTGGCTATCAGCTGTCGGACCCCATGGAAATGTCCGGGGTTAATGACCGTGTTCAGTTGGCAGTGGTTGCCGAAGAGCTAAAAAACCGTACCAATCAGCGCCTAATGCTTGCCGGAGTAACAATTGTTGATCCCGGGAGCACCTGGATTGACGTGGATGTGAAGATTGCGCCCGACACAATTATTTTGCCCAATACATTTATCAAAGGCGGGACGGAAATTGGGGAAGACTGCATAATTGGTCCTGAAACCACTTTGGAAAATGTCCGGATTGGAGACAATGTCACGGTCCGCAACTCAATTATCTCGGACTCGGCAATCGGCGACAATACCACTGTTGGTCCCTTCGCCTATATCCGCCCCAATTGCCAAATCGGTCGCGATAACCGCATTGGTGATTTTGTTGAGCTGAAAAATGCCCATACAGGCGACGGCAGTAAAGTGCCTCATTTGGCGTACGTGGGTGACGCGAGGATTGGAGCGCACGCCAACATTGGCTGCGGAGTAATAACCGCAAATTATGACGGTCAAAAGAAACATATTACCACAATTGGGGATAAGGCCTTTATCGGGAGTAACAGTAATTTGATCGCTCCTGTCAATGTCGAAGACAACGCATATGTTGCGGCAGGTTCTACAATTACCGATGACGTGCCCGCCCGGGCGTTGGCAGTTGCCCGGTGTCGACAGACCGTTAAACCAGACTGGAGGAAAGACTAA
- the spoVG gene encoding septation regulator SpoVG, whose protein sequence is MNITDIRIRRVNAAGRMKAVVSVTFDDQFVVHDIKVVEGNNGYFVAMPSRKGADGEFRDVAHPITTETRNLIQTAILDKYNNEILEEA, encoded by the coding sequence ATGAATATTACTGACATTCGAATTCGCAGGGTTAACGCGGCAGGACGCATGAAGGCGGTTGTATCTGTAACTTTTGACGATCAGTTTGTGGTCCATGACATTAAGGTTGTAGAGGGCAATAACGGCTACTTTGTGGCTATGCCCAGTAGAAAAGGCGCTGATGGCGAGTTTCGTGACGTTGCCCACCCCATAACCACAGAAACAAGAAACCTGATTCAAACTGCTATCCTCGATAAATACAATAACGAAATCCTGGAAGAAGCGTAA